A section of the Thauera chlorobenzoica genome encodes:
- a CDS encoding MBL fold metallo-hydrolase RNA specificity domain-containing protein, with amino-acid sequence MKLTFYGAAGEVTGSCLRVDHEGGSFLVDCGLFQGGREADRKNRQALDFDLRGIDFVLLTHAHLDHSGLVPRLVALGYKRCIYATAATVDLLGVMLMDSAHIQEKEAEWALRNARARKARRRVEPTPLYTVEQARSSLGRLRAVSYDTPYEPGPGVRCRFRDAGHILGSAVIEIEIDVGGHTRSLVVSGDLGQPMRPVLHDPTPIRRADYLCIESTYGNRAHRSFDATCVELAAILRHTLQQAGGNVIIPAFAVGRTQEMLFVLAELVRSGRIERLDVVVDSPMAAAATQLTVRHADLWDDETRELYAWTQRNTDRFRLRFVQDVEESMALNSVGGGLVIISASGMCDAGRIRHHLRYNLGRRECAIVITGFQAAGTLGRRLVDGARQVSLFGERITVQARIHTIGGLSAHADQPALLNWLRHFEAAPRRTFIVHGEAEAAAAFAVAAEHELGWPALTVAEPLVPYLLG; translated from the coding sequence ATGAAACTCACTTTTTATGGGGCAGCCGGCGAGGTCACCGGTTCCTGCCTGCGGGTAGACCATGAGGGCGGGAGCTTCCTCGTCGATTGCGGTCTGTTCCAGGGCGGGCGCGAGGCCGATCGCAAGAATCGGCAAGCCCTCGATTTCGACCTGCGAGGGATCGATTTCGTCCTCCTCACCCACGCCCACCTCGATCACAGCGGGCTGGTACCCCGGCTGGTGGCGCTCGGCTACAAGCGCTGCATCTACGCTACCGCGGCCACTGTCGATCTGCTCGGCGTCATGCTGATGGACTCGGCCCACATCCAGGAAAAAGAGGCCGAATGGGCCTTGCGCAACGCCCGTGCGCGCAAGGCCCGACGCAGGGTGGAGCCGACCCCACTGTATACCGTGGAGCAGGCGCGGAGCAGCCTGGGGCGCTTGCGTGCGGTTTCCTACGATACGCCGTACGAGCCGGGGCCAGGGGTGCGCTGCCGTTTTCGCGATGCCGGGCATATCCTGGGCTCCGCCGTGATCGAGATCGAGATCGACGTCGGGGGGCATACCCGCAGCCTGGTCGTGTCCGGCGACCTCGGCCAGCCGATGCGTCCGGTGCTCCACGACCCGACCCCGATTCGCCGCGCCGACTACCTGTGCATCGAGTCCACCTACGGAAATCGCGCCCACCGCTCCTTCGATGCTACATGCGTCGAACTCGCCGCCATTTTGCGCCATACCCTGCAGCAGGCTGGCGGCAATGTCATCATCCCGGCCTTTGCCGTCGGCCGCACCCAGGAAATGCTGTTCGTGCTTGCCGAACTCGTGCGCTCGGGGCGCATCGAGCGGCTCGATGTCGTGGTCGACTCGCCGATGGCCGCCGCGGCGACCCAGTTGACGGTTCGTCATGCCGACCTGTGGGACGACGAGACTCGCGAGTTGTACGCCTGGACACAGCGCAACACGGACCGCTTCCGGCTGCGTTTCGTCCAGGACGTCGAGGAGTCGATGGCACTCAACAGCGTCGGTGGCGGGCTGGTGATCATCTCGGCCAGCGGGATGTGCGACGCCGGGCGCATCAGGCACCATCTGCGCTACAACCTCGGCCGCCGCGAATGCGCGATTGTCATCACCGGCTTCCAGGCGGCGGGCACCTTGGGGCGGCGTCTGGTCGATGGCGCACGCCAGGTCAGCCTGTTCGGCGAGCGCATCACGGTGCAGGCGCGCATCCACACCATCGGCGGTCTGTCGGCGCACGCCGACCAGCCTGCGCTGCTGAACTGGTTGCGCCATTTTGAGGCGGCGCCGCGCAGGACTTTCATCGTGCATGGCGAGGCCGAAGCGGCGGCGGCGTTCGCCGTCGCTGCCGAACACGAGCTTGGCTGGCCCGCCCTCACGGTGGCCGAGCCGCTCGTCCCCTACCTTCTGGGTTGA
- a CDS encoding universal stress protein, translating into MFKHILVPTDGSALSEATAARAVSFAKEAGARITFFYAQPDFPMPIYGEGALIDPTTPEQFAKSAAAEAEGILSKAKQAADAAGVSADTDTLVNEVPYEAIIDAADRHGCDLIFMASHGRRGIAGLLLGSETQKVLTHSKTPVLVCR; encoded by the coding sequence ATGTTCAAGCATATCCTCGTACCGACGGATGGATCCGCCCTCTCCGAAGCCACGGCCGCTCGCGCCGTATCCTTCGCCAAGGAGGCGGGAGCGAGAATCACCTTCTTTTACGCGCAGCCCGACTTTCCGATGCCGATCTACGGCGAAGGTGCCCTGATCGATCCCACCACTCCGGAGCAGTTCGCCAAGTCGGCCGCCGCCGAAGCGGAGGGCATCCTCTCGAAGGCAAAACAGGCGGCCGATGCCGCAGGCGTCTCGGCCGACACCGACACCCTGGTCAATGAAGTCCCTTACGAGGCCATCATCGACGCCGCGGACCGCCACGGCTGCGACCTGATCTTCATGGCCTCGCACGGGCGCCGCGGCATCGCCGGCCTGCTGCTCGGCAGCGAAACGCAGAAAGTGCTCACCCACAGCAAGACCCCGGTTCTGGTCTGCCGCTGA
- a CDS encoding FixH family protein: MNTTLTQKTPPPWYRQGWPWFLIAFPAIAVIAGVITFVIAAKTFDGMVVDDYYKEGRAIVHTIERVERARELGLIAALQVRSESIRIEMGAALPADVPQRIVLTIVHPTRGGQDQSHVLSGTAGVFETGLKTLATGRWLFVIEDEAQHWRMSGSAYLPTESAITIAPDA; this comes from the coding sequence ATGAATACGACCTTGACTCAAAAGACTCCTCCGCCCTGGTACCGCCAGGGCTGGCCGTGGTTCCTGATCGCCTTTCCCGCGATCGCGGTGATCGCCGGCGTGATCACCTTCGTGATCGCGGCGAAGACCTTCGATGGCATGGTGGTGGACGACTACTACAAGGAAGGGCGGGCCATTGTGCACACCATCGAGCGGGTCGAGCGCGCCCGCGAGCTTGGCCTGATCGCCGCCCTGCAGGTACGCAGCGAATCGATCCGCATCGAAATGGGCGCGGCACTTCCCGCCGATGTGCCGCAGCGGATCGTCCTGACCATCGTCCATCCGACGCGCGGGGGGCAGGATCAGTCGCATGTCCTCAGTGGAACAGCGGGCGTGTTCGAAACCGGGTTGAAAACCCTGGCCACGGGACGCTGGCTGTTCGTGATCGAAGACGAGGCGCAGCACTGGCGCATGAGCGGATCGGCCTACCTGCCGACCGAGTCGGCAATCACGATTGCTCCGGATGCGTGA